The following coding sequences are from one Rathayibacter sp. VKM Ac-2760 window:
- a CDS encoding RNA polymerase-binding protein RbpA, translated as MADRSLRGMRLGSQSLQSEEGVVFSPRSTFTYHCSDCGHDTDMVFSADAEAPETWECRNCGHEAVLLVDSKPVVIERGEQKAPRTHWDMLLERRTRAELEELLEERLAYLRARRGEHKIGA; from the coding sequence ATGGCAGATCGAAGCTTGCGCGGGATGAGGCTCGGCTCACAGAGCCTGCAGAGCGAAGAGGGCGTCGTCTTCTCACCGCGGTCGACGTTCACGTACCACTGCTCGGATTGCGGCCACGACACCGACATGGTGTTCTCGGCCGACGCCGAAGCACCGGAGACCTGGGAGTGCCGCAACTGCGGCCACGAGGCCGTGCTTCTGGTGGATTCGAAGCCGGTCGTCATCGAGCGGGGCGAGCAGAAGGCCCCGCGGACGCACTGGGACATGCTGCTGGAGCGCCGCACGCGTGCGGAGCTCGAGGAGCTGCTCGAGGAGCGGCTCGCCTACCTCCGCGCCCGTCGTGGAGAGCACAAGATCGGCGCGTAG
- the lnt gene encoding apolipoprotein N-acyltransferase, which translates to MRPALSAPTGRTAPLWLAIPLAALGGAVLDRGFPDSDVWPLAIVGTAAILFALAGRGFWSGTLVGLVGGAVFWGVHIEWLTLYLGPVPWAALAGLQAIFFALSSGLTAMLLTRGQRVWTGPLGRMIGLPALVAALWVGRETITIQWPYGGFAWGRLALSQSMSPLADLAAWVGFSGLSFVVAFLAATLAQAVRTTSVPASGRAAVVAGFSIVALVFPAWPAPTEGTTRIAAIQGDSDAGLFSQSYRGQILEDHTSATLPILDEDVNMVVWPENGVDIDPTRNAQSAAVLDYLSTAMDAPFIVGTITNPSENVFYNSSLLWKAGEGATQVYDKVHPVPFAEYMPDRAFWRMFAPDLVDLVSRDYSIGTRSNVFDINGVLAGIAICFDISDDALTNEMVDGGAQLVLAQTNNADFGRTDESVQQLAIARLRAIETGRSVVNISTVGTSAIIAPDGSTIDSLEWFEPGAMVDEVPLATTTTPALVWARNLGWYLLAASLIGLVSFVLRTRKPRRRR; encoded by the coding sequence ATGAGGCCGGCGCTCTCGGCGCCCACCGGGCGCACGGCACCGCTGTGGCTGGCGATCCCACTCGCGGCGCTCGGCGGCGCGGTCCTCGACCGCGGCTTCCCGGACTCCGACGTCTGGCCGCTGGCGATCGTCGGCACGGCCGCGATCCTCTTCGCGCTGGCCGGGCGCGGCTTCTGGAGCGGCACCCTCGTCGGCCTCGTCGGCGGCGCGGTCTTCTGGGGTGTGCACATCGAGTGGCTGACCCTCTACCTCGGCCCCGTCCCGTGGGCGGCCCTCGCGGGGCTGCAGGCGATCTTCTTCGCGCTCTCCTCCGGGCTGACAGCGATGCTGCTGACGCGGGGTCAGCGCGTCTGGACCGGTCCGCTCGGCCGGATGATCGGGCTGCCCGCGCTGGTCGCCGCGCTCTGGGTGGGCCGCGAGACGATCACGATCCAGTGGCCCTATGGCGGCTTCGCCTGGGGTCGGCTCGCGCTGTCGCAGTCGATGAGCCCGCTCGCGGACCTCGCCGCCTGGGTCGGCTTCTCGGGCCTGAGCTTCGTGGTCGCGTTCCTCGCGGCGACGCTCGCGCAGGCCGTGCGGACGACCTCGGTGCCCGCCTCCGGCCGTGCGGCCGTCGTCGCCGGCTTCTCGATCGTCGCCCTCGTCTTCCCGGCCTGGCCGGCTCCGACCGAGGGGACGACGCGGATCGCGGCGATCCAGGGCGACTCCGACGCCGGGCTGTTCTCGCAGAGCTACCGCGGGCAGATCCTCGAGGACCACACCTCGGCGACCCTGCCGATCCTCGATGAGGACGTCAACATGGTGGTCTGGCCCGAGAACGGCGTCGACATCGACCCGACCCGCAACGCGCAGTCGGCGGCCGTGCTCGACTACCTCAGCACCGCGATGGACGCGCCCTTCATCGTCGGGACGATCACGAACCCCTCCGAGAACGTCTTTTACAACAGCTCGCTGCTGTGGAAGGCGGGGGAGGGCGCGACCCAGGTCTACGACAAGGTGCATCCGGTGCCGTTCGCGGAGTACATGCCGGACCGCGCGTTCTGGCGCATGTTCGCGCCGGACCTCGTCGACCTGGTCAGCCGGGACTACTCGATCGGGACGCGCTCGAACGTCTTCGACATCAACGGGGTCCTCGCGGGGATCGCGATCTGCTTCGACATCTCGGACGACGCTCTGACGAACGAGATGGTCGACGGGGGAGCGCAGCTGGTGCTCGCGCAGACGAACAACGCCGACTTCGGGCGGACCGACGAGAGCGTGCAGCAGCTGGCGATCGCGCGGCTGCGAGCCATCGAGACGGGCCGCAGCGTAGTCAACATCTCGACGGTCGGCACGAGCGCGATCATCGCGCCCGACGGATCGACGATCGACTCGCTGGAGTGGTTCGAGCCGGGTGCCATGGTCGACGAGGTCCCCCTCGCCACCACGACGACGCCCGCGCTGGTGTGGGCGCGGAACCTCGGCTGGTACCTCCTCGCCGCGAGCCTGATCGGGCTGGTCTCGTTCGTGCTGCGGACGCGCAAGCCGCGCCGTCGGCGCTGA
- a CDS encoding DEAD/DEAH box helicase, whose product MTGATPAERFAAFRTRQGHARVEAFRSTLAFDLDPFQYEACSALDDGRSVLVAAPTGAGKTAVAEFAIHLAMQDPNAKVFYTTPMKALSNQKFQEFVEDYGASEVGLLTGDSNVNARARIVVMTTEVLRNMLYADSDLLRDLAYVVMDEVHYLADRFRGAVWEEVIIHLPQSVRLVSLSATVSNAEEFGDWLQTVRGETEVIVSEERPVPLDQHVLVGGKLLDLFDSSGRAATNRVNPELARLAQGGTRVERGGRGSGRGGRGGGGGRFHETRNEELVPRSEVVEILRGKNLLPAIFFVFSRNGCDQAVRQVLRSGVRLTERHERDEIRAIVEERCRTIRDEDLAVLGYWEWLDGLQRGVAAHHAGMLPAFKEVVEELFLRRLVRVVFATETLALGINMPARTVVLEKLEKFNGEARVPITPGEYTQLTGRAGRRGIDVEGHSVIQWRGGMNPQAVASLASRRTYPLNSSFRPSYNMAANLIDQFGRARTREILESSFAQFQADRSVVDLARRVRQQESSLEGYVTAMQCHLGDFEQYAAIRREIGELERRGAVRGESASHSEREKRQGQLSDLRRRMKAHPCHACSDREQHARWAERWWKLRKETDEIERQIRSRTGAVARIFDRITDVLRELGYFRLDEAGELSLTPNGRTLKRIYGDRDLLVAECLRKQAWTELDPAGLAAMACCLVFEPRREEGTLGEKHLPRGTFPEALEKTQLLWAKLDDVERDHRLPGSNPISTSLALPMNMWANGMPLDAVLRESDMAAGDFVRWAKQTIDLLDQLSLVAEGKVGRAARAALELVRHGIVAYSTVA is encoded by the coding sequence GTGACCGGCGCCACACCGGCCGAGCGCTTCGCGGCGTTCCGCACACGACAGGGCCACGCGAGGGTCGAGGCGTTCCGCTCGACCCTCGCGTTCGACCTCGATCCCTTCCAGTACGAGGCGTGCAGCGCGCTCGACGACGGCCGCAGTGTCCTCGTCGCAGCGCCGACCGGCGCCGGCAAGACCGCGGTGGCCGAGTTCGCGATCCACCTCGCGATGCAGGACCCGAACGCCAAGGTCTTCTACACGACGCCGATGAAGGCGCTCAGCAACCAGAAGTTCCAGGAGTTCGTCGAGGACTACGGAGCGTCCGAGGTCGGCCTGCTCACCGGTGACTCGAACGTCAACGCGCGCGCCCGGATCGTCGTCATGACGACCGAGGTGCTGCGCAACATGCTCTACGCCGACTCCGACCTGCTGCGCGACCTCGCCTACGTCGTGATGGACGAGGTGCACTACCTCGCCGACCGCTTCCGCGGCGCGGTGTGGGAGGAGGTCATCATCCACCTCCCGCAGTCCGTGCGGCTCGTCTCGCTCAGCGCGACGGTGTCGAACGCCGAGGAGTTCGGCGACTGGCTGCAGACCGTCCGCGGCGAGACCGAGGTCATCGTCTCGGAGGAGCGGCCCGTCCCGCTCGACCAGCACGTGCTCGTCGGCGGCAAGCTGCTCGATCTCTTCGATTCCTCCGGGCGCGCGGCGACCAACCGGGTCAACCCGGAGCTCGCCCGGCTCGCTCAGGGCGGCACCCGCGTCGAGCGCGGCGGCCGCGGCTCCGGGCGCGGCGGCCGAGGCGGCGGCGGCGGGCGCTTCCACGAGACGCGGAACGAGGAGCTCGTCCCGCGCTCCGAGGTCGTCGAGATCCTGCGCGGCAAGAACCTGCTGCCCGCCATCTTCTTCGTCTTCAGCCGCAACGGCTGCGATCAGGCCGTCCGCCAGGTGCTGCGCTCCGGCGTGCGGCTGACCGAGCGGCACGAGCGCGACGAGATCCGCGCCATCGTCGAGGAGCGCTGCCGCACCATCCGCGACGAGGACCTCGCGGTCCTCGGCTACTGGGAGTGGCTCGACGGACTCCAGCGCGGCGTGGCCGCCCACCACGCGGGAATGCTGCCCGCGTTCAAGGAGGTCGTCGAGGAGCTCTTCCTCCGCCGCCTCGTCCGGGTCGTCTTCGCCACCGAGACGCTCGCGCTCGGCATCAACATGCCCGCGCGCACCGTCGTGCTGGAGAAGCTGGAGAAGTTCAACGGCGAGGCCCGCGTGCCGATCACGCCGGGCGAGTACACCCAGCTGACCGGGCGCGCCGGCCGCCGCGGCATCGACGTGGAGGGTCACTCCGTCATCCAGTGGCGCGGCGGGATGAACCCGCAGGCCGTCGCCTCGCTCGCCTCGCGCCGCACCTATCCGCTCAACTCCAGCTTCCGCCCGAGCTACAACATGGCCGCGAACCTGATCGACCAGTTCGGCCGGGCGCGCACGCGCGAGATCCTCGAGTCGTCGTTCGCGCAGTTCCAGGCGGACCGCTCCGTCGTCGACCTGGCGCGCCGGGTCCGGCAGCAGGAGTCCTCGCTCGAGGGCTACGTCACCGCGATGCAGTGCCACCTCGGCGACTTCGAGCAGTACGCCGCGATCCGCCGCGAGATCGGCGAGCTGGAGCGCCGCGGCGCCGTCCGCGGCGAGTCCGCATCGCACAGCGAGCGCGAGAAGCGGCAGGGGCAGCTCAGCGATCTGCGCCGCCGGATGAAGGCGCACCCCTGTCACGCCTGCTCGGATCGCGAGCAGCACGCCCGCTGGGCGGAGCGCTGGTGGAAGCTGCGCAAGGAGACCGACGAGATCGAGCGGCAGATCCGCTCGCGGACCGGGGCGGTCGCCCGCATCTTCGACCGGATCACGGACGTGCTGAGGGAGCTCGGCTACTTCCGGCTCGACGAGGCCGGCGAGCTGTCCCTCACCCCGAACGGGCGCACGCTCAAGCGGATCTACGGCGACCGCGACCTGCTGGTGGCCGAGTGCCTGCGCAAGCAGGCCTGGACCGAGCTCGACCCGGCCGGCCTCGCCGCGATGGCGTGCTGCCTCGTCTTCGAGCCGCGACGCGAGGAGGGCACGCTCGGCGAGAAGCACCTGCCGCGCGGCACCTTCCCCGAGGCTCTGGAGAAGACGCAGCTGCTCTGGGCGAAGCTCGACGACGTCGAGCGGGACCACCGGCTCCCGGGCAGCAACCCGATCTCGACCAGCCTCGCGCTGCCGATGAACATGTGGGCGAACGGGATGCCGCTCGACGCGGTCCTCCGCGAGTCGGACATGGCGGCCGGCGACTTCGTGCGCTGGGCCAAGCAGACGATCGACCTGCTCGACCAGCTCTCGCTCGTCGCGGAGGGCAAGGTCGGCCGCGCCGCCCGCGCCGCGCTCGAGCTCGTGCGGCACGGCATCGTCGCGTACTCGACGGTCGCATGA
- the tatC gene encoding twin-arginine translocase subunit TatC, with the protein MSLGSHLIELRNRLFIAAIAIAVACVIGWFLSDWVFEALKAPIGVVASTQNKEAVLNFPTITGAFDLRLQIAMTIGVVIASPVWLYQIWAFLVPGLTGKEVRYGIGFILTAIPLFLAGCLSGWFVFPHIVELLTSFTGGEAASFLDAKIYYDFVLKLVLVVGVAFVLPVFLVLLNFVGILPGKLMIKSWRIAIMVIVLFTAIATPAADPISMFMLAIPITILFFAACGIALLHDKRAAKRQVVFDGSPSDLPA; encoded by the coding sequence ATGTCTCTCGGCTCTCACCTGATCGAGCTTCGCAATCGGCTCTTCATCGCAGCGATCGCGATCGCGGTGGCCTGCGTCATCGGCTGGTTCCTCTCCGACTGGGTCTTCGAGGCGCTCAAGGCGCCGATCGGCGTCGTCGCCTCGACCCAGAACAAAGAGGCCGTCCTCAACTTCCCGACGATCACGGGGGCCTTCGACCTCCGCCTGCAGATCGCGATGACCATCGGCGTCGTCATCGCGAGCCCGGTCTGGCTCTACCAGATCTGGGCGTTCCTCGTCCCCGGGCTCACGGGCAAGGAGGTCCGCTACGGCATCGGCTTCATCCTGACGGCCATCCCGCTGTTCCTCGCGGGCTGCCTCTCGGGCTGGTTCGTCTTCCCGCACATCGTCGAGCTGCTCACGAGCTTCACCGGCGGCGAGGCGGCGAGCTTCCTCGACGCGAAGATCTACTACGACTTCGTGCTCAAGCTCGTCCTGGTTGTCGGCGTCGCCTTCGTGCTGCCGGTCTTCCTGGTGCTGCTGAACTTCGTCGGCATCCTCCCGGGCAAGCTCATGATCAAGTCGTGGCGCATCGCGATCATGGTGATCGTCCTCTTCACCGCGATCGCCACTCCCGCCGCCGACCCGATCTCGATGTTCATGCTCGCGATCCCGATCACGATCCTGTTCTTCGCGGCCTGCGGCATCGCGCTCCTGCACGACAAGCGTGCGGCCAAGCGCCAGGTCGTCTTCGACGGCAGCCCCTCCGACCTGCCGGCGTGA
- a CDS encoding WYL domain-containing protein translates to MPADASTSSRIPAEERLFNLVLALVAAENGLTKTDVLATVQGYRQRSEPGDRSSLERQFERDKDDLRELGIPIETVDAPGDPGNTQTVRYRIAKRSYDLPADLTFDQEEMALLRLAGAVWREGTLSAESRRALIKLRSIGVDSVDPVIGISPSIRVREASFEPLNAALDRGQVVRFPYLKPGGAQPRTRTVRPRALVNHQGRWHLHGWDEEAEGTRTFLLSRIVGPVATTGRTAPVEEGDHAATALAQLDEILARSTALLRVAPDSDAALRLGVRAEAAGEGAGVLRLHFTDADVLADELAGYGPEVVVLEPEQLHRKVVDRLRRSLADHAGAARG, encoded by the coding sequence GTGCCCGCCGACGCTTCGACCTCGAGCCGCATCCCGGCCGAGGAGCGTCTGTTCAACCTGGTGCTGGCGCTCGTCGCCGCCGAGAACGGCCTGACCAAGACCGACGTGCTCGCCACCGTGCAGGGCTACCGGCAGCGGTCCGAGCCCGGCGACCGGTCCTCGCTCGAGCGGCAGTTCGAGCGGGACAAGGACGATCTGCGCGAGCTCGGCATCCCGATCGAGACGGTCGACGCCCCGGGTGATCCGGGCAACACGCAGACCGTCCGCTACCGGATCGCGAAGCGCAGCTACGACCTCCCCGCCGATCTCACCTTCGACCAGGAGGAGATGGCCCTGCTGCGACTCGCCGGCGCCGTCTGGCGCGAGGGCACGCTCTCGGCGGAGTCGCGCCGCGCTCTGATCAAGCTGCGCTCGATCGGCGTCGACTCGGTCGACCCGGTCATCGGCATCAGCCCCTCGATCCGCGTCCGGGAGGCGTCGTTCGAGCCGCTCAACGCCGCGCTCGACCGCGGCCAGGTCGTCCGCTTCCCCTACCTCAAGCCCGGCGGTGCCCAGCCGCGCACCCGCACCGTCCGGCCGCGCGCGCTCGTCAACCACCAGGGCCGCTGGCACCTGCACGGCTGGGACGAGGAGGCGGAGGGCACTCGCACCTTCCTCCTCTCCCGCATCGTCGGCCCGGTCGCGACGACCGGCCGCACGGCTCCCGTGGAGGAGGGCGACCACGCCGCCACCGCGCTCGCCCAGCTCGACGAGATCCTCGCGCGCAGCACCGCCCTGCTGCGCGTCGCCCCCGACTCCGACGCGGCCCTCCGGCTCGGCGTCCGCGCCGAGGCCGCGGGGGAGGGCGCCGGCGTCCTCCGGCTGCACTTCACCGACGCCGACGTCCTCGCCGACGAGCTCGCCGGCTACGGGCCCGAGGTGGTCGTCCTCGAGCCGGAGCAGCTGCACCGCAAGGTCGTCGACCGCCTGCGCCGCTCGCTCGCCGACCACGCGGGAGCCGCGCGTGGCTAG
- a CDS encoding glycerophosphodiester phosphodiesterase family protein codes for MTDRRPPFLSGRRPRVIAHRGFAPGAEGNTLESFERALAAGADLLETDVRASLDGVAVLVHDEAVVDASGTRHVIERTRWEELAAILLPSGERLLPLAEALRRLPEARFNLDVKARAAVVPVALAVHAAGACDRVLITSFSESRRRAAVRLLPGVATSASAPRFLLALAGAHLGGTALVRVALRGIDALQVPESAAGLRVADPRILARLRSTGAEIHLWTINDPERMRALLALGVDGLVSDRTDLARQLIDGLPSVRDGSPASKGPVT; via the coding sequence ATGACCGACCGCCGGCCGCCGTTCCTCTCGGGACGGCGGCCGCGCGTCATCGCCCACCGCGGCTTCGCGCCGGGAGCCGAGGGCAACACGCTCGAGTCCTTCGAGCGCGCCCTCGCGGCCGGCGCCGACCTGCTGGAGACCGACGTCCGCGCCTCGCTCGACGGCGTCGCCGTCCTGGTGCACGACGAGGCGGTCGTCGACGCCTCCGGCACGCGGCACGTCATCGAGCGCACCCGGTGGGAGGAGCTCGCCGCGATCCTCCTGCCCTCCGGCGAGCGGCTGCTCCCCCTCGCGGAGGCGCTCCGCCGCCTGCCCGAGGCGCGCTTCAACCTCGACGTGAAGGCGCGCGCGGCCGTCGTCCCGGTCGCCCTCGCCGTCCACGCGGCGGGCGCCTGCGACCGCGTGCTGATCACCTCGTTCTCCGAGTCGCGCCGACGGGCCGCGGTGCGCCTGCTCCCCGGCGTCGCCACGTCCGCCTCCGCTCCCCGCTTCCTGCTCGCCCTGGCCGGCGCCCACCTCGGCGGCACTGCGCTCGTGCGCGTCGCTCTCCGCGGCATCGATGCTCTGCAGGTCCCGGAGTCGGCGGCCGGCCTGCGCGTCGCCGATCCCCGCATCCTCGCTCGTCTCCGCAGCACCGGCGCCGAGATCCACCTCTGGACGATCAACGACCCGGAGCGGATGCGCGCCCTGCTGGCCCTCGGCGTCGACGGCCTCGTCTCCGATCGCACCGACCTCGCCCGGCAGCTGATCGACGGGCTCCCGTCGGTCCGGGACGGCTCGCCGGCGAGTAAAGGCCCGGTCACCTGA
- the tatA gene encoding Sec-independent protein translocase subunit TatA: protein MFAGLQGWHLLIILAVILLLFGAPKLPQLARSVGQSMRIFKSEVKTMKDEDGTERKDATDSTTTSGSTTATGTTTGTGTGTTLPPESPLK, encoded by the coding sequence ATGTTCGCTGGCCTCCAGGGGTGGCACCTCCTCATCATCCTCGCCGTCATCCTCCTCCTCTTCGGTGCGCCCAAGCTTCCTCAGCTCGCGCGCAGCGTCGGGCAGTCGATGCGCATCTTCAAGAGCGAGGTCAAGACCATGAAGGACGAGGACGGGACCGAGCGCAAGGACGCGACGGACTCGACCACGACTTCGGGCTCGACCACCGCCACGGGGACGACCACCGGCACCGGCACCGGCACCACGCTGCCGCCCGAGTCTCCGCTCAAGTAA
- a CDS encoding WYL domain-containing protein, giving the protein MARPRSLQARDRLAVLLSLVPYLLDRGRVGVAEVAAHFEIAEEEVRRAVRLIAVSGIPGETAQYQANDLFDISWDDFEENDHIVLTQQVAIDDSPRFSAREAAALIAGMQYLAALPENQGNDRIASLMGKLARGASSAPTAVAVARGVGADASVAAIRTALANGTQLAFDYRSARGETESRLVDPFLLESVDRDWYLRGWDHLREGVRTFRVDRMRSLTDTGAPIVRRRHEVTLPERLFEASATDLLIDLRVAPGSVALLGDYAADAEFPSVPAGDEGQGVLVRIRVAHLAGLTRLVASLPGLVTVVAPEAARDAVAQWTRAALAANGEETP; this is encoded by the coding sequence GTGGCTAGGCCCCGCTCCCTCCAGGCGCGCGACCGTCTCGCCGTGCTGCTCTCGCTCGTGCCCTACCTCCTCGACCGGGGGCGGGTCGGCGTCGCCGAGGTGGCCGCGCACTTCGAGATCGCCGAGGAGGAGGTCCGTCGCGCCGTGCGCCTGATCGCCGTCTCCGGCATCCCCGGCGAGACCGCGCAGTACCAGGCCAACGACCTCTTCGACATCAGCTGGGACGACTTCGAGGAGAACGACCACATCGTCCTCACCCAGCAGGTCGCCATCGACGACTCGCCGCGGTTCTCGGCGCGGGAGGCCGCCGCCCTCATCGCCGGGATGCAGTACCTCGCCGCCCTGCCGGAGAACCAGGGCAACGACCGCATCGCCTCGCTGATGGGCAAGCTCGCCCGCGGCGCCTCGTCCGCGCCGACCGCGGTCGCCGTCGCGCGCGGAGTCGGCGCCGACGCGTCGGTCGCCGCCATCCGCACCGCTCTCGCGAACGGCACCCAGCTGGCCTTCGACTACCGCAGCGCCCGGGGCGAGACGGAGTCGCGGCTCGTCGACCCCTTCCTCCTCGAGTCCGTCGACCGCGACTGGTACCTCCGCGGCTGGGACCACCTCCGGGAGGGAGTCCGCACCTTCCGCGTCGACCGGATGCGCTCGCTGACCGACACCGGAGCGCCGATCGTCCGCCGCCGCCACGAGGTCACCCTGCCCGAGCGGCTGTTCGAGGCCTCCGCCACCGACCTGCTGATCGACCTGCGGGTCGCTCCGGGCTCCGTCGCGCTGCTGGGCGACTACGCCGCGGACGCCGAGTTCCCCTCGGTCCCGGCCGGAGACGAGGGGCAGGGCGTGCTCGTGCGCATCCGCGTCGCGCACCTCGCCGGTCTCACCCGGCTGGTGGCCTCGCTGCCCGGACTCGTCACCGTCGTCGCGCCGGAGGCCGCTCGCGACGCGGTCGCCCAGTGGACCCGCGCCGCGCTGGCGGCCAACGGAGAGGAGACCCCGTGA
- a CDS encoding tRNA (adenine-N1)-methyltransferase: MTGEALQHSGPFRAGDRVQLTGPKGRMNTITLVPGKVFHTHRGGIEHDTVIGLPDGSVVVNTVGVEHLALRPLLADFVMSMPRGAAIVYPKDAAQILAQADVFPGARVVEAGVGSGALSLWLLRAIGPAGRLSSFERREEFADVARANIETFLGYTPDNWSVTVGDLVEELPGAVAPGEADRVVLDMLAPWECLDVAADALTPGGVLLCYVATVTQLSRVAEAIRASGLFTNPASNETMVRGWHVEGLAVRPDHRMIGHTGFLITARRLAPGAVLPELKRRPSKTDFSDEDVEAWTPGALGERAVSPKSLRKRVRESATSAELSRARGFGEADDDGDVAGAHGSGDDEGIV; encoded by the coding sequence ATGACCGGTGAGGCACTGCAGCATTCCGGACCCTTCCGCGCGGGCGACCGCGTGCAGCTGACCGGGCCGAAGGGGCGGATGAACACCATCACGCTCGTCCCCGGCAAAGTCTTCCACACCCACCGCGGCGGGATCGAGCACGACACGGTCATCGGCCTGCCCGACGGCTCCGTCGTCGTCAACACCGTCGGCGTCGAGCACCTCGCGCTCCGCCCGCTGCTCGCCGACTTCGTGATGTCGATGCCCCGCGGCGCGGCGATCGTCTACCCGAAGGACGCCGCGCAGATCCTCGCCCAGGCCGACGTCTTCCCCGGCGCCCGCGTCGTCGAGGCCGGCGTCGGCTCCGGCGCGCTCTCGCTCTGGCTGCTGCGCGCGATCGGCCCGGCCGGCCGGCTCTCCTCCTTCGAGCGCCGCGAGGAGTTCGCCGACGTCGCCCGCGCCAACATCGAGACCTTCCTCGGCTATACGCCCGACAACTGGAGCGTCACCGTCGGCGACCTCGTCGAGGAGCTGCCCGGCGCCGTCGCGCCCGGGGAGGCCGACCGCGTCGTCCTCGACATGCTCGCGCCCTGGGAGTGCCTCGACGTCGCCGCCGATGCGCTCACGCCCGGTGGCGTCCTGCTCTGCTACGTCGCGACCGTCACGCAGCTCTCCCGCGTCGCGGAGGCGATCCGCGCCTCGGGCCTCTTCACCAACCCGGCGTCGAACGAGACGATGGTCCGCGGCTGGCACGTCGAGGGCCTCGCCGTCCGCCCCGACCACCGGATGATCGGCCACACCGGCTTCCTCATCACCGCCCGCCGCCTCGCGCCGGGTGCCGTCCTGCCCGAGCTGAAGCGACGTCCCTCCAAGACCGACTTCAGCGACGAGGACGTCGAGGCGTGGACCCCCGGTGCGCTGGGGGAGCGGGCCGTCAGCCCGAAGAGCCTGCGCAAGCGGGTGCGCGAGTCCGCCACCAGTGCCGAGCTCTCCCGGGCGCGGGGCTTCGGCGAGGCCGACGATGACGGTGACGTCGCCGGCGCGCACGGCTCGGGCGACGACGAGGGCATCGTCTAA
- a CDS encoding FKBP-type peptidyl-prolyl cis-trans isomerase — translation MRRTTALIAGIGIVAALTGCTASSSTPDCDAPYSSGASSSAVQATGDFGEQPDVTVPSPLNADGTQVSTLIEGSGDPLEKGQLVTIDYTLVNGADGSVLEASPYDGASTATFTVGGAGLVGLNQGLLCSQVGSRVAIAIAPEDGFGDSSAQLGISADDTLVLVADIEKASLARANGDAQPVPNGFPAVTLDPDGVPGLAKPSGDAPTTLEIAQLKKGDGAVVEDGDTVVVQYTGWLWADGKIFDSSWQKGAPATFVATEGQGGVIAGFAKALIGQPVGSQVIAIIPPDEGYGDNPPQGGQIAADSTLIFVADILAVD, via the coding sequence GTGCGCAGGACCACCGCGCTCATCGCCGGCATCGGCATCGTCGCCGCTCTGACGGGATGCACCGCGTCCTCGTCCACGCCCGACTGCGACGCCCCCTACTCGTCCGGCGCCTCGTCGTCGGCCGTCCAGGCGACCGGCGACTTCGGCGAGCAGCCCGACGTCACGGTGCCCTCGCCGCTGAACGCGGACGGCACCCAGGTCAGCACGCTGATCGAGGGCTCGGGCGACCCGCTCGAGAAGGGCCAGCTCGTCACGATCGACTACACGCTGGTGAACGGCGCCGACGGCTCGGTCCTCGAGGCCTCGCCCTACGACGGAGCGAGCACCGCCACGTTCACCGTGGGCGGCGCCGGTCTGGTCGGCCTCAACCAGGGCCTGCTCTGCAGCCAGGTCGGCTCGCGCGTCGCGATCGCGATCGCCCCGGAGGACGGCTTCGGCGACTCCTCCGCCCAGCTCGGCATCTCGGCCGACGACACCCTCGTCCTCGTCGCGGACATCGAGAAGGCATCGCTGGCTCGCGCGAACGGCGACGCCCAGCCCGTGCCGAACGGCTTCCCCGCCGTGACGCTCGACCCCGACGGCGTCCCCGGTCTGGCCAAGCCCTCGGGCGACGCGCCGACCACGCTGGAGATCGCTCAGCTCAAGAAGGGCGATGGCGCCGTCGTGGAGGACGGCGACACGGTCGTCGTCCAGTACACCGGCTGGCTCTGGGCCGACGGCAAGATCTTCGACTCCAGCTGGCAGAAGGGCGCCCCGGCGACCTTCGTCGCGACCGAGGGCCAGGGCGGCGTCATCGCCGGCTTCGCCAAGGCCCTGATCGGCCAGCCGGTCGGCTCCCAGGTCATCGCGATCATCCCGCCCGACGAGGGCTACGGCGACAACCCGCCGCAGGGCGGCCAGATCGCGGCCGACTCCACGCTGATCTTCGTCGCCGACATCCTCGCCGTCGACTGA